A window of bacterium genomic DNA:
GATCAGCAGAGTGAACACCAGAGCACTCAGATTCTCTCTCTGGATCGCGGGAATCGGGTCGAGGCCGGGCTCCATGACGTTGTCGACGTGGAAAGTTCCGGCACCACCCGCCCACTGCGCAAAGCTGATGTGAGATACGAGGCTCTTGGTCTGACGCGAGTTCAGCGTGCCTTCGAGTAGGCCGTCCACGTAGACGCGATAGGTATCTGCGCCGACATCGCAATCGACCCGGATCGTGTACCACTGCCCGATGGTCAATCCGGATGCGACCGTCGTGAAGCTGCTCCAGCCGTCGTCGCCATCCCGAGCAACCAGATCCATCGTGTCACCGGGCGATCCACCGCCGTCGCGAAAAAACGCCATGTAGACGAAGCGCTCACTATCATCCGAGTTGGGGCCCGGATGTGTCGGGTCCGTGTCGTCGCCCAATAGCATCCAGCCAGTCCGATCGGTGTTGACACCGGGCACGTCCAGGATCTCGTCCACGCGAATATCCCATTGAACACTGAAACTATCGCTCTGCGGCCAGCCGAATCTCTGTGTGAGATAGGCGTTTGCCGACGTGCTCCCGCTGAGCTTGGCCTTCGCGGTTTCGTTTCCAGCTACGTTGGTTTCGTCGAGGCTCAGTAGATTCGGGTCGTCGAATCGGCTTTCGAGCCAATCGAGTCCGCCCGCATCGCCTCTCAAGGCCGCATCGTCTGCACTGGCGCCAAAATCAGAATCCACAAGCAGAGGCGCCTCGAACATCCCGAAGTACTCGTTGAGGGCGAACGCGCTGTTGACGCCTTCCGCTTTCAGGCCGATCTCCGTCCATGAGGCCAGATGGGGTGTCAGTTCGATGATGAAGGTGAGCAGGCCCTGACTGGTCGCGTAGCCCCTTGAACTGCACGACGCTATCGAGCAGCTCGTTCCAACCGCCTTCTCCGTGTCGAAGACCGTCCAATCCGAAAGAATTCCGAAGAAGGTGTTTCCCGGTGGGGAGTAGACGAAGTCGTACCCACCGATATCGTTCATCTGGGAGTGCCGGTCGATGAAGATGTCGATCCCGCTGGCAAGTTCGGTTGCATCCAGATGCGCCCGGATGATGTCGATTTCAACACTGTCGTGGTTGCTGGAGTGCCAGTCTCGATTCGAGTCATTGCCTTCGGAATTGGCTCTCGAATTCCCTTCGTAAACGCCGTCGGGATTAGCCATGGGAACGATCTGCCAAATGTAGCCGTCGCGAAATCCGCTCGCGTAGACATCGTCCGAGAGAAGGAAGTCGATCAAGCCCTCCAGCATGTGAGAACTCGAGGTTTCCGCAGCGTGCTGTCTGGCGACGATGTAGATCAGCTTCTTCCCGGCAGAGGGGATGGCGAGATTCGTGATCGTCAGGAGGTCGAGGTCCCTTCCCTGGGTACTCTGTCCCAGAACGGACTTCGAAGCCCAGGGGCTGGCATCGGCCGTGTCGACGAGATCGCTCATCCGACTGCTTGAAAAGGGCAGGAAGGTGGCGATCTGTACCTGGTTCTGGCTGAATGTTTCCGTGAACGAGTAGGTCCCTCCCGCATAACTGTGGTTCGTCAGGCGAAACCAGTTCTGGCCGTCGTAGCTGTAGACCATCTGCGATTCGTGCACGACGTCGGAAAGAAAGGGGACATCGTCGGCGTTGGTGATGTGGAAGGTGACTTCGAGGCCCGAGACGCCCGACACCTTGAAGTTTCCCCAGTAGGTGTAGTTCACACCGTCTGCCGCCAACGTGAAATCGATCTCGTGAAGCAGATCGTCGATGACATAGGGACCGATGCTCCCGCCGTCAAAAGTCGTATTGATCGAAAGGGCGGCCGGCGCACCTGTGGCCAACCCGCACGTGAGGAGTAATGTCGTGAGATAGATTCCAGGTCGGCTCAACATCGGTCCCGTATTTTCAATGCGCTCAATCCCAGAGGAGCGTTCAGTCCACAGGATACCCCAGACCGGAAGCGAGGTAGACCGGAATTCCGCCTGCAGCGCCAGCGCCCCTGAGTCAACGTGGTTCGCCTCTTCAAATCCACGGAGATCCCCATGATCCTGTTGAATCCCGGGAAGCCCGAAGGACCCTACGGCGACAAACGCTCCACCGAGGTCATGGCGCTTTCGCTCCAGCCGAGCAGCACCGACTCACAGATCGAAGCCTGTCAGAAGATGTTGCGCACGGCCATCGCTGATCCGGAGCGTTACGCCCGGGTCTGGGAACAGCACGTCGAACCTCTGGATGGCGCGTACGTGATTGCCTGCTCCCGAGCTTCGCAGTCCTTAGTCGCCGCCTTCGAGCCAGGCGTTGAAGCTGGGCGTTCGCTTGTCTCGAAACGCTTTCACGCCTTCGCGCGAATCCGGATGGTGGTCTGAAATCGCCGTCTTGGCCGCGATATCTTCCAGCGCCTGTGCCCAGCTCTGATCGGCCGCATTGTAGATGGTACGCTTGAGCAATCGCATGGAGACCTGCGGACCGTCGGCGAGTTCCGTCGCCAGTGCCATGGCCGATTTCTCGAGTTCCGCATCGGGCAACACTTCGCTGACGAGTCCGAGTTTCAGCGCCTCGTCCGAACTGACGATCTTCTTGCGCATCAGGAAGTCCAGGGTCCTGGGCAAACCCATCATCTGCAACAGGAGATACTGTCCCCCTTCATCGGGTAGAAGGCCGAAGCGCAGTGTCGCGCTGCCCATGCGCGCTGACTCGGCCGCGAGGCGGAAGTCGCAGCACAACGCCAGAGAAAAGCCGGTCTGGATCGCAACGCCGTTGATGGCGGCGATGGTCAGCTTGTCGAGTGAACGAACTGCGGAGTTCAGGCCCTGAGAGATCGTTCGCAGGCCGTTGTAGGTACCGAGACCGGAGTCGTGCCCGGGGTGAATCTCGGGAACCAGGTGCTTCGTGTCGAAAGCCGCATTCTGATAGCTCTTCAGATCGTCGCCCGCACAGAAGGCGCGGCCCGAACCGGTAAACACGACCACCCGGACGGCGTTGTCCATCTGGGCCTGCGTCAGCGTCTCGATCAGATCGCGCTTGATGCCGCTGGTCATGCCGTTCAAGCGCTCAGGAGTATTGAACTGAATCCAGGCGATCCCTTTGTCGCGCAGACTGACTTCAAAGCCCGTGAATTCCCCGCTGTCCATGCGTGCCTCCTCGCTCAGTGAACTACACCGCAGTCTAACCGGATCTGTCAGCGAGGCTGCAGAGCGAAGAACCAGGCGTCTCCAGTGGTCGCCGCGTCCGCGCTCAGTGGCGCGCCGTACTTGCGATTGACTTCGGCGGCGATGCCTTCGAGCACCGGGCGGTCGTCGAGGATGCGGGCCAGCCGTCGTTCGTAGCGTTTCCCGTCAATTCGGATCACGGCTCGACCATCCGCCAGGGCTTGTGCGGGCCATTTCTTCCACAGCTGACCGACTGCCGAGTTCATATAACCGCTGACGACGTAGAGTTTCTTGTCGTGAACCTGTAGCCAGATCGTCCGGGATTGCGGCGGATCGAGCAGCTGAAACTCCATCACGTCGAGGTCGCGAGCGAACGTCCAGTCAGGTTCGCTTCCGCTGACCAGTTCACCGGCGACCAGCGGCCCGCCCGGAATGAGCCCCATCGGACCGTCGCCAAAACGCGCGCCGATCACCAGGAGCACGAACCCGAGCACCAGTACGCAGATCGCACCCACCAGCCATCTGAGAAATCTCATCGAAGTCCTCCGAGCCAGGTTTGTTTGGTTCGAACTCAGGTGCGAGATATCTGTTTCAGCCTCTTGGCCGCCCGGGGGTGGCCTGCATCCGCTGCAGATTCGAGATGCGTGCACGCCTTTTCGAGCAATCGCTCGGCCATGGCGAACTGGGCGTCGCGGTCGTCCGGATCCAGCATGAGCGCGGTTTGAAGCTGGCGTTCGGCTTCATCGGCTCGACCTGGACGAACCGCCAGAAAACCCGCGTAGCGCGCGTAGCCCTGCGCTGCCGCTGGCCTAACCGCGAGCGCCTGCTTGAAAGCCTTTTCTGCCATTGCGAAGCGCCGCCCAGCGGTCAGCGCCTCGGCCAGGTGCAGCCGCGCCCAGTAGGCGTTCGGGTTCAAGCGGACGGCACGGCGGAGCAGGGGAATGGCTTCGCTCCCGTGATCGCGACGAAGCAGCACCCGTCCCAACTCGGCATGCGCGACGGCGTCGCGTTTGTCTGCCTTGAGCGCTCGGCGAAGGTGTTTCTCGGCTTCGCCGAGCTTCTCCTCGTCGGAGAGGAGTACCCCCAGATTGCAATGCGCCTCCGCGTTACCGGGGTCGAGGCCGAGTGCGCTCTTCAGATGGCCACGAGCTTGCTCAGGTTCGCCCATCCGTGTATATGCGGAGAAGCACAGATTGTGCGCGACTGCGCTCGGTTCGATCTCGAGTGCGCGGTCGAGCGCGCGCAGTGCCAGATCGGGGCGATCACGCTCGAGTTGCACGATTCCCTTGCGCAACTGCACCGTCGCACTGTCGGGCCGCGTCCGCTCCGCTCTTCGCAGAGCACGCAACGCCTCCTCGCCGTGCCCCATCTCGCGTTGGCAGTCCGCGACTTCGATCCAGAGTCGAGCTTTGCGAGGTGCCAGTTCGAGCGCTTCGACCAGCAGTTTCAGCGCCCCGTCCAGATCCCCCGCGTTCCGCGCGCGCACGGCGCGGGCGAAAAGGCGGTCGATCTCGATCGGGGTTCGGGAGGCAGACATGCCTCGATTGTACATCGTAGAGATGCCCAGCAAGTGATGGCCGAGAGCGAGCCCTGCGCGGTCGCTCGCGCGCCGGAATGGCTCATCATGCGTCGGAATGTCACGTGCCGTGGCGGAAATAGGCAGTGGTGGGGCCGTCGGGCTCACAATGCGCTCATCTCCTTGGCCCGAATCCTGCTCTCTTTGATTGCAGACGGCGAAGATCGTTGCCTAGGAAGGAGATTCCGATGCAACTCGAGCTTTCCTTGAAGGACAACGCCTTGCTAACTCGTCTGCTCAGGCGGGCGATCGGCGAGACGCGAGTCGAGGTTCGACGGACCAGTGAACCTCATATGCACGACGACCTCATTGCGGAGGAGGAGCGCATGAAGTTGCTCGTCGAGCAGCTACGCAAGCTTGACGGTACGCGTAACGGCGACGGCAATGGCAACGGAGCCCCCTGACTTCGAGGCTCCGCGTCCGGGCCTGAACGCGGAACAGCTAGTGAACCGACAACTGAGCTGCCGCAAGAGTGGCTTTACGAGCCAGAGAAGGAGACGAGGATGTTGACGATCAGTGCAATGATGAAGAAGCAATTGGTCACGGCCGATCCCGGGGAGTCCGTCGACCAGATTGCGCGACGCATGCGCGATGCTGATGTCGGCGCCGTCATCGTGATCACGGGTGAGAGCATCTCGGGGATCTTCACCGAGCGCGACTTGGTGAACCGCCTCGTCGCCAAGGGCTTGGATCCCGCGAAGACCCAGGTCGGAGACGTCGCGACTGGCGACGTTCATACCGTTACCGCGGACGCATCCCTGCGCGAATGCGCTGAGAAACTAATGACGAATCAGGTGCGCCATCTACCCGTCGTAGAAGGCTCGCGTCCGATTGGCATCCTCTCAGCGCGCGATTTCTTTGAAGTGGCGGCGCGTGAAATGGAACGCCTGGTCGAGCACCTTCGCTACGACAAGCAGTTGCGAGAAGACGAGGATCCCTACGATCATCTCGGCGGCTCATACGGTCGTTAGGGAACCTCTGCACAGGGAGGCTGCGGCTGCGAAGCGCGATGCATCCGCCTGCGCTGCGTCGCGCGACCCTCTGCAGATCTACGGATCTGCGATCGGATCACGCTTCTTGCTCAGGCGGCGACTCCCCTTCTCGCTCGAAGCCTCCCTGTGCAGAGATTCCCTAGCCCGCCTGTCAATCGGCCTCTATGTGTTGTGTGCGGGCGGTCAACGCGGCGCCACGACGACTGCCGTCGCTACGACCGTGTCCTGTTTTCGCTGATTCGTGCCCTTCAGTTCCAACTCGACACAGCGTCGCCCCTCGGGGTCGATGAACTTGTCCTTTACGGCCCCCGTACACCAGGTCGCGTCGCCGATGATGTTCAGGCCCAGTAGCTTTCCTTCGAACTTCCATAGATGTGCG
This region includes:
- a CDS encoding CBS domain-containing protein codes for the protein MLTISAMMKKQLVTADPGESVDQIARRMRDADVGAVIVITGESISGIFTERDLVNRLVAKGLDPAKTQVGDVATGDVHTVTADASLRECAEKLMTNQVRHLPVVEGSRPIGILSARDFFEVAAREMERLVEHLRYDKQLREDEDPYDHLGGSYGR
- a CDS encoding 2-(1,2-epoxy-1,2-dihydrophenyl)acetyl-CoA isomerase; translated protein: MDSGEFTGFEVSLRDKGIAWIQFNTPERLNGMTSGIKRDLIETLTQAQMDNAVRVVVFTGSGRAFCAGDDLKSYQNAAFDTKHLVPEIHPGHDSGLGTYNGLRTISQGLNSAVRSLDKLTIAAINGVAIQTGFSLALCCDFRLAAESARMGSATLRFGLLPDEGGQYLLLQMMGLPRTLDFLMRKKIVSSDEALKLGLVSEVLPDAELEKSAMALATELADGPQVSMRLLKRTIYNAADQSWAQALEDIAAKTAISDHHPDSREGVKAFRDKRTPSFNAWLEGGD
- a CDS encoding carboxypeptidase family protein: MLSRPGIYLTTLLLTCGLATGAPAALSINTTFDGGSIGPYVIDDLLHEIDFTLAADGVNYTYWGNFKVSGVSGLEVTFHITNADDVPFLSDVVHESQMVYSYDGQNWFRLTNHSYAGGTYSFTETFSQNQVQIATFLPFSSSRMSDLVDTADASPWASKSVLGQSTQGRDLDLLTITNLAIPSAGKKLIYIVARQHAAETSSSHMLEGLIDFLLSDDVYASGFRDGYIWQIVPMANPDGVYEGNSRANSEGNDSNRDWHSSNHDSVEIDIIRAHLDATELASGIDIFIDRHSQMNDIGGYDFVYSPPGNTFFGILSDWTVFDTEKAVGTSCSIASCSSRGYATSQGLLTFIIELTPHLASWTEIGLKAEGVNSAFALNEYFGMFEAPLLVDSDFGASADDAALRGDAGGLDWLESRFDDPNLLSLDETNVAGNETAKAKLSGSTSANAYLTQRFGWPQSDSFSVQWDIRVDEILDVPGVNTDRTGWMLLGDDTDPTHPGPNSDDSERFVYMAFFRDGGGSPGDTMDLVARDGDDGWSSFTTVASGLTIGQWYTIRVDCDVGADTYRVYVDGLLEGTLNSRQTKSLVSHISFAQWAGGAGTFHVDNVMEPGLDPIPAIQRENLSALVFTLLIALIAGIWKTRSASMSSSRRIFL
- a CDS encoding tetratricopeptide repeat protein, with amino-acid sequence MSASRTPIEIDRLFARAVRARNAGDLDGALKLLVEALELAPRKARLWIEVADCQREMGHGEEALRALRRAERTRPDSATVQLRKGIVQLERDRPDLALRALDRALEIEPSAVAHNLCFSAYTRMGEPEQARGHLKSALGLDPGNAEAHCNLGVLLSDEEKLGEAEKHLRRALKADKRDAVAHAELGRVLLRRDHGSEAIPLLRRAVRLNPNAYWARLHLAEALTAGRRFAMAEKAFKQALAVRPAAAQGYARYAGFLAVRPGRADEAERQLQTALMLDPDDRDAQFAMAERLLEKACTHLESAADAGHPRAAKRLKQISRT